The DNA segment ATCATCAATTTCCTGTATAAATACGGTCCGGCCCCGGTTCCATATCCATTATGCTCGGGAGATGCCAACTGCAATTGCGCCATCAACATTCTCGATGTATCGTATCTGATAAACGCTATTTATAAGGGCGGTCCCAAGCCGTGCACCTGCGAAACGTGGGTAGCAACCTGCGGAGCGCCACCGCATAAATAGTTTCCAATCAATTTGCGGAAGAAAAGCCCCGCCCGGCGGCGGGGCTTTTTATTGGGGGCTCAAAAGAACCGGGATTGATTGCCGGAGCCATTTTTCGTATATTTCAACCGGAAATTGAGATTGAGAGAAGAATCAGGTCCCGGAGAAATTTCCGGGGATATCGAAGGAGTGACAATTATGAAGGGTAATGACAGAGTTATCGCGACGCTGAACAGCCTTCTGGCTGACGAATTGACGGCTATCAGCCAGTACATCGTGCATTCCGAAATGTGCGACAACTGGGGGTATGGAAAATTGCACGGGAAAAACGAAAAGCGGGCCATCGATGAAATGAAACATGCCGAACGGCTGATCGGCAGAATCATATTTCTCGAAGGGACCCCGATTGTCAATAAATTGAACCAGATCAATATCGGGGCGACGGTCGAGATTCAGTTCCGGGATGACGCCCAGGCCGAAGTGGGGGCGATTAAAGCGTACAACGATGCCATCAGGGTGGCGGTCGAAGTCGGCGATAACGGTTCCCGGGAATTGATGGAATCGATTCTCAAAGACGAAGAGGAGCATCTCGACTGGCTCGAAGCCCAGCAGGACCAGATCAAGCAGATGGGGATCCAGAACTATCTCGTGGAACAGGTGGATTAGAACCGTTTCACGCCATCGAATTCGCCGGGGCGTACTCAGTACGCCCCGTTATTTTTTTCGGGCCGATGGGATTTTGGTTCGCTCTTGAGTAAATGGGGGAAGATATCGCGGGCCATGGAGAACCATTTCAAAACGGAATCCCCCATGAACTGCAGAACCACCGGCAGGCCCGGTTCTTTGGGGACGCGGAAGGTGAAAAACAAGAGAGCGGCCAGGAAGCGAAGCAGGCTCGAGAGGGCGAAAAGCAAATGATAATTGACGACGATCTGCTGTCCCCAGTGCCAGTGCAGATGGGACCAGTTTTCCGCGAGCAGTCCTCCAATAAGCGAAGAAGCAAAAAAGGCCAATCCCGACAGAACTGAAAACATCGCCAGATAGGTCGTTCTTTCGCCCCGCGGGGAGTTGGCGATCGGAATGTTGAACGCCGCCAGATTCAGTCCAGCCCAGAGCGCTCCCGAATAAACCGCCTCGAACCAGAGTATCCCCAGATGTCCTTCGCGGGGGATCCACCAGATTAAAGGAATGATCGAAATGCCGAGAGCGCAGATGGTGGCAATCGGCTTACATCCGAATTTGTCTATCAGTCGTCCCCAGGGACGATTGAGGATAATGGCCACGATGGCTCCCAGAGCGGAATAGAGAGAAATAAGGGTGAAACTCATTTTCAGATTGGTCAGCATGTGGGCGGCGAAGAAGGGGGCGGCGACTCCAATCGCCAGATTCCAA comes from the Candidatus Zixiibacteriota bacterium genome and includes:
- the bfr gene encoding Bacterioferritin, coding for MPEPFFVYFNRKLRLREESGPGEISGDIEGVTIMKGNDRVIATLNSLLADELTAISQYIVHSEMCDNWGYGKLHGKNEKRAIDEMKHAERLIGRIIFLEGTPIVNKLNQINIGATVEIQFRDDAQAEVGAIKAYNDAIRVAVEVGDNGSRELMESILKDEEEHLDWLEAQQDQIKQMGIQNYLVEQVD